Proteins from a single region of Callospermophilus lateralis isolate mCalLat2 chromosome Y, mCalLat2.hap1, whole genome shotgun sequence:
- the Zbed1 gene encoding E3 SUMO-protein ligase ZBED1: protein MESKAGDPSQADLKLVAHPRAKSKVWKYFGFDTNAEGCILQWKKIYCRICMSQIAYSGNTSNLSYHLEKNHPEEFCEFIKSNTEQMREAFATAFSKLKPDAASSSSAASASSPSTSQPPPPPSSSSQLPGAQDALAGKPGLEGRRQQELTGAVLALLCEGLFPASTVDEPAFRALLRAAEPRYELPSARFFGSRALPARYGAVREAVRQELAEAAWCGVSTELWRSDNQNRAYVTLAAHFLGRASPSGLSVASRCLKTFEVPEEHAAETITRVLYETFIEWGVSAKVSGATTDGGKDVAQACSLLDIPVHMPCLGRAFEAAIQQAFRLPKLAALLARCRRLVAYFQQSSVAMYMLAEKQRLQGAARCMLVSNRVAGWGSTLAMLQRLREQQFAIAGVLVEDSNNHHLMLEAAEWATIDGLVELLQPFKQVAEVLAAARHPTISMVKPLLHMLLNTTLHAKDGDPKDLSMAKEVMAKELTRTYQEAPETDLFLNVATFLDPRYKRLPFLSAFERQQVENRVVEEAKGLLDKAKDGGCPAPPPLLPPPAEDKPSAGSEEPPAKRPASAIHSLLAEIFCPAAGAEDQEEVTAQLLEELSNFKSQKVLGLHEDPLKWWSDRLALFPVLPQVLQKYWCVAATRVPPERLFGSAANVVSAKRNRLAPAHVDQQVFLYENGRASAAAVEAEPEDEDEGEWGLDQEQLFPLGDPASGGFFGLRDGGFL, encoded by the coding sequence ATGGAGAGCAAGGCGGGGGACCCGTCGCAGGCCGACCTGAAGCTGGTGGCGCACCCCCGCGCCAAGAGCAAGGTGTGGAAGTACTTCGGCTTCGACACCAACGCCGAGGGGTGCATCCTGCAGTGGAAGAAGATCTACTGCCGCATCTGCATGTCGCAGATCGCCTACTCGGGCAACACGTCCAACCTCTCCTACCACCTGGAGAAGAACCACCCCGAGGAGTTCTGCGAGTTCATCAAGAGCAACACGGAGCAGATGCGCGAGGCCTTCGCCACCGCCTTCTCCAAGCTGAAGCCCGAcgccgcctcctcctcctccgcggCCTCGGCCTCGTCCCCCTCGACGTCGCAGCCCCCGCCCCCGCCGTCGTCGTCGTCGCAGCTGCCAGGGGCGCAGGACGCGCTGGCCGGGAAGCCGGGGCTGGAGGGCCGCCGGCAGCAGGAGCTGACGGGCGCGGTGCTGGCGCTGCTCTGCGAGGGGCTCTTCCCGGCGTCCACGGTGGACGAGCCCGCGTTCCGCGCGCTGCTGCGGGCGGCCGAGCCCCGCTACGAGCTGCCCAGCGCCCGGTTCTTCGGCAGCCGGGCGCTGCCCGCGCGCTACGGGGCGGTGCGCGAGGCCGTGCGCCAGGAGCTGGCGGAGGCCGCCTGGTGCGGCGTGTCCACCGAGCTGTGGCGCAGCGACAACCAGAACCGCGCCTACGTGACGCTGGCCGCGCACTTCCTGGGCCGGGCGTCGCCCAGCGGCCTGTCGGTGGCCTCGCGGTGCCTGAAGACCTTCGAGGTGCCCGAGGAGCACGCGGCCGAGACCATCACGCGCGTCCTCTACGAGACCTTCATCGAGTGGGGCGTCAGCGCCAAGGTCTCCGGGGCCACCACCGACGGCGGCAAGGACGTGGCGCAGGCGTGCTCGCTGCTGGACATCCCCGTGCACATGCCGTGCCTGGGCCGCGCCTTCGAGGCGGCCATCCAGCAGGCCTTCCGGCTGCCCAAGCTGGCCGCGCTGCTGGCGCGCTGCCGCCGCCTGGTGGCCTACTTCCAGCAGTCGTCGGTGGCCATGTACATGCTGGCCGAGAAGCAGAGGCTGCAGGGCGCCGCGCGCTGCATGCTGGTCAGCAACCGGGTGGCCGGCTGGGGCAGCACGCTGGCCATGCTGCAGCGGCTGCGGGAGCAGCAGTTCGCCATCGCGGGCGTCCTGGTGGAGGACAGCAACAACCACCACCTGATGCTGGAGGCCGCCGAGTGGGCCACCATCGACGGCCTGGTGGAGCTGCTGCAGCCCTTCAAGCAGGTGGCCGAGGTGCTGGCCGCCGCGCGACACCCGACCATCAGCATGGTCAAGCCGCTGCTGCACATGCTGCTCAACACGACGCTGCACGCCAAGGACGGCGACCCCAAGGACCTGAGCATGGCCAAGGAGGTGATGGCCAAGGAGCTGACCCGGACCTACCAGGAGGCGCCCGAGACGGACCTGTTCCTCAACGTGGCCACCTTCCTGGACCCGCGCTACAAGAGGCTGCCCTTCCTGTCGGCCTTCGAGAGGCAGCAGGTGGAGAACCGGGTGGTGGAGGAGGCCAAGGGCCTCCTGGACAAGGCCAAGGACGGCGGCTGCCCCGCGCCCCCGCCGCTGCTGCCGCCGCCCGCGGAGGACAAGCCGTCGGCGGGGTCCGAGGAGCCCCCGGCCAAGCGGCCGGCCAGCGCCATCCACAGCCTGCTGGCCGAGATCTTCTGCCCGGCGGCCGGCGCCGAGGACCAGGAGGAGGTGACCGCGCAGCTGCTGGAGGAGCTGAGCAACTTCAAGTCGCAGAAGGTCCTCGGCCTCCACGAGGACCCGCTCAAGTGGTGGTCCGACCGCCTGGCCCTCTTCCCCGTGCTGCCCCAGGTCCTGCAGAAGTACTGGTGCGTGGCCGCCACGCGCGTCCCCCCCGAGCGCCTCTTCGGCTCGGCCGCCAACGTGGTCAGCGCCAAGCGGAACCGCCTGGCCCCCGCGCACGTGGACCAGCAGGTGTTCCTCTACGAGAACGGCCGGGCCTCCGCCGCCGCCGTCGAGGCCGAGCCCGAGGACGAGGACGAGGGCGAGTGGGGGCTGGACCAGGAGCAGCTGTTCCCGCTCGGGGACCCGGCCAGCGGCGGCTTCTTCGGGCTCAGGGACGGGGGCTTCCTCTAG